The sequence cgaagttgcaaaccaagagttgCAGTCGGATCTTTGTGAGCGACCAAACcaaatcttggatgaagcggaacgcaaagtccaatggagcaaccacaccgaagatgaagcgacttgggagcgtgagAACAAATCCGCTCCGAATATCCTGAACTTTTTGATAACTTGTAAATACCATGTAATTTTTGCACATTGGGACATGTCACATGTCTATATTCATCGCTATGTTGAATGGAAGTTTCATTCCAAAGGTTGTGCCTAAAAACCACCCAACCGAGAGAGTCATGCTCCTGGTGGTCTGACTGCTGTTGGTCTGCCAGTTTGACCACCAGTGTCGTGTGAAACTCAAAACTCTCTGCTCCCTGGGCGGCCTGACTGCCCAAGgcccgcggtctgaccgttggttggcggtctgaccgtcaccaCACCGTCGATTTGACCATAagagcccaaaactctctgtatagatttcGATCGAACCGTTGTTTTCGCGGTCTAATAGAGATGCAGTCTGACCAGGCCTAGCTTTGGTTTGATCGCTAGCTTATGTGAAGGTTCCTCATTGTCTTTTTGTTCCATCGATGAAGGTCGACGTGATTCTTTCCCCAATAGCGGAGAATTCTTTTCCATATCATCACTAGCACCTTCTCCTTAAGTCTACCGAATCTCGAGACGAGTTTCTTCTTAAGGGGGGAGggttgtcacgtcctaaaatactaattatgtaattaggcATTCATAATCGTCTTCATATGTGATTGCACGTGTTTGTCTATCAAAAACCAGTTAAACATGTCTCAAACactttagagatggtttagagtacTTTAAAGAATCCCTACATACcttagagaaggaaaagaatagaaggaggacGATGAGGGGAGACCTAGGAAAATatcagcaaaagaaccccctcgCGGCCTGACTGGTGtcacccgcggtctgaccgccaggtgcgTTGCCAacaaacggttggggcttattaggaaaggttgacacgagtacccctcaCGTGGGCCTAtgtggacacgtgagccgtatggtcctctaGTCGTGTAGGTTAAGTAGTACCTCCTGcatggtgtaaaaataattcgaattgctgTGCTCTCGGACATGAGCATACTTCtgttcatttgtatcggtcgtagagttacaaATATGGGATGCAGGGCCGACCCTGAGGGGGGTCGAGCGGGGCGGCCGCCCCAGGCCTCTACAATCGAAGGGCCTCTCTTTATGTATCTGTGTATAATATACATACCTAGCATTTTGTACGACAACAGATAGAACTAGATTTAATGTAGCAGCTAGGCTTAGTAGTCTGTATGGTAGGACGCAAGTAGCCTGGTTCCTCCGGTCCATAAAAATTCAAGTGACATGTCTGTCTAATCTATTTGGCTGTTTGCCTGTTTCATGTTTTCTTCCGTACAGACAGTTTATTTTCTTGCGTTCCGTGGGACCATGACTCCAAGGCGTCCCGCATGCCCGCAGCTTCCGATCTttggcataaaacacatgttgggactaccggaatgatattctggttaattgttgaagtcgtgattatatAGATGATCGACTTGgtaattaactagaatattatttgaacggtTCCCCCACAACACATAAACCGTATCttgttttatccgttaaaaccaAATATGATATACCACTTGTTAGAAATTAAGTATGATAGAATCAAACATGAGACACAatttttacatgaaaaatcCTTACGGAAAAAACCACATTGCTAATCGATGATCTTCATTATATTATGGATGTGTACAACGCAGTGAATTACAATGCGCTTCTCAACTCTCTTTACAGTTTATAAGGCATATTTATATTAGTGGACACATATGTCTTAAATTTAATATAAACTATTTTATAACGTGAGCCAAAGATGTTTCTTATATAATCTAATAAAAAATGGGATCGTTATTCAACGATGATGACTACCGGCTTAGCTTGTTGGCAAAAGTGAGAAACGATATCAGTTGCTAAGCATGGAATGACGTGGGGGTTTGGAGTTTGGACTTGGGAGGAAATCATGCCGTCCTTCGGTTCAGGTTGGCAACGACGCGGCATGGTCGTTCGCTAGTGTCATCACAAAGACATGACTTGACCTCGTACTTACGGACCACTACTACTCGTAGATTTCAACTGTATTTCTAGCTGAACTCCGAATCGTtggtactactactactactgtCCCATCGCACGTAACCATGCCGTGTCACTGCCGATTCTCGACCAGCTAGATGCTCATTTGCTTATCCGACGAACTGGCATCCATTTATCATTAGGTATCTTTAATAGTTAAAAACAGTATTAGTTCTTAATAAAAGagtatatttattaaaatttatatagactatggtatttataatttttcataattaatAGAGGAGAGATATGCTAAGGTGAAACCTACCTATATTACAAATACTTAGCTCTTGATGATCcgtataatttttaaaaaatatactacCTTATATAAGAGCTAGTCCTATCTCTAATTATTGGAGATACTTTTAGAACTTTGGCACTATCAAAATCCGAACACGTCCACCATGTGAATTTCCGTTTCCTGGTGGCCTAGTTTCCgtgtagggatgaaaacgaacggGAACGATCGGAAAAACCCTCTaaccatttttattttcatattttctctcgaaaatGGAATAGAAAACGGGAAAGTCGAAAACGGATACGAACTCGGGAATGTCGGGATatcaaaaacgaaccaatccgaacatAAATATGCGGATATCAATCAGAAACtgataatttaaaataaaaacaccGATCCGTAGAACAATGATTTCAAACATCGACgcaacacataattaattcacaccaacaaaagtaatttatatcatatacAGACAAACCATGTAATGACATAAGTATTAACTGAAAAACAATTACCATgtcgtaactcgagtactcgacaTAACATACAATCACACAAAGACTATGATTGGAGGTGGTGCAAGAGCTTAAACAATATCGATAGGTCAGCAGCCGACTGAGACTGGACCACTGGGATCTGGTTGAACTTTGGGATATAAGTTATGTTTGGACTGGCCGGTCGGGCTTGGCATATGGGctacattgtgatttgtgaagtttgatctcaattagaaaaacagaaaattctagattaaaaatGGAAAATCTGAAAATGGTCGGAAAAACCCTATAatcgttttcattttcacattttctctcgaaaacggatgagaaaatatagaaaacggatTGGAACGGAACGGAAtttatcccgtccgttttcatccctatttCCATGTAGGATCtgtgatttcaattttgttttatatttttttcaccaacgaaaagaccaaaatttgctatatattattaaaattttagttatttttgGTCTTCTGCTCTGTTAGTCACGTAtgttagtgaaagaaaattttaaaattagatatttcattcccCTATGAAATTCGCACTTACTAGGATCTACCTCGATCAAATTTTCCACCACACAAAAATATTCCTGCGCCCTTTGACTATGGACATGGCTAATTCACATGCGTGCTCGCATGGGAACTCGCACACCTTCTCGTGCCGGCCCCTAACTttcctttttgaaaaaaatttcttTCCGTGACtttctatttttgaaaacttttgtaAACAAACTTTTATATCaaaaattttaagaaaaaaagtagatcaattttttgagaaaacttttttttaaaaaaaagctaaaaacttttgagaaaaaaaaaatagctcaaaagaaaaaagttacaCACGACTTGAGCCAATGGGCTGCAATGGCCGTCACGCGCTTGTAGGCCGGCTCCCTCGCGAGCGAGCGCGCGTTGCGAGCATCAGCTTTTTCGTTTGACTATCCTATCACGTGTATCCGCAGTATCTAACAACGTTAGCACCAACAAAAGCCAGTTCAAACGCGGGAATTTTTTTCCTGATTCCAGCGGAAATAGTATTCCTTCAAACCTTCAAACTCCAGAAATAAAATCAATCAAAAccaggaagaaaaagaaaaagaaaatctccACCTTATCTTCCAAGATCGCCTTTCCCAATCTCGTGAAAGGTCGCCGCTATCTCATGATCCTCGCGACGGCCATTTtctatcctctctctctctctctctctctctctctctctctctctctctctctctctctctctctctctctctctctctctccaccagcAACGGTGGGGAGCCGGCCGGCTACTGCCGATGGACCGTGAAATGGCAGAGCAAAGTCGCAGGGATCGCAAGCAAGAACAGCGGCAAAGCTCGGCTCTTGGTGGCCACGTAAGCATTGCACTATGGCATCGCCTTCCGTTATGCGTCTCAGTCCCTCGTGCGTGGACCACTTATCCTCGCAAGATCCACATATCCCGTTCCAGATTCGACCATACCCCTCATCTCCTTTCCCTCGTAGCTGCTGTCGATAGACGATGCTTTGATTGCTTTCGGAGGAGCATACGATCCGATTTCTGCGTCCGGTCGCAAATGATAGGCGTCTCAAATTCTCAATTCTTTTTCCTAAGACAAATTCTCAATTCTCGGAACTTGGATTGCTGGATCAACGGCGCAAGAAATTAAGCGAGAAAACCTCGTGCTTCCTGTGTGCGCATGTAACCAGCATGATCGGACACTGACAAAGTAGCCGGAATCAGAACAGTTCTCTAGTTGCTTCTCTTCACTCTGCCATTATTGGAAGCAACAGTGCTAGAAGGCGGGCATGACGATACCACGATCGGTGTGTCATGGACGAGAAGGGCGCGAGGGAATTGCCTTGGCCTTTGCGATATGGTCATATCGACTGAATCGACATGAGGGGAGAGGGTCCAATTATTGGGGCATTGGAAGCTCAGAGCCACACAAGCTGCTGTCCTCGCTGCCTCCTCAGATTGGAACAAGAAACGAACCCACTTGAAGGAGACAGGGACGCTTCCCCttccaattccaattaatcTCCCATTGCCTAGCCTGATCCTGATGTGATGATTTCTTCAAGCACACACATACTGCAATTTGCAACCAACACCATACAATACAAACTATCGACTAGTATGTCTGATTTCTGTTCTCCAACTTATACCAACCAGCCAAAACTTAGCAAACATTCTTTCTGTAGTATTACATAGATAGAACTGCCGAAAACCGCCACGCTATCGACGATGAACACAAAGTTAGCATgacagcagcaacagcaagatCGAACAGGCAGCAGCTGCCTGAGGCTGATATATATTGCAACAGTTGAGCCATGCCCGGCGTCCCAAATCACAGCACTTTGATGGCCCCGGTTGCGCCACCGGTGCCACGAGGAGGCGCGATGCTGAGCTCTAGACTGTTGACGGCGATGCTAAAATCCAGGCTGCTGACGGATGATGCTGTTTTCAGACCGGAGGCCATGGATGCGAGCGATGTCTCGGCACGAGCCTTTGATCTcttgaaataattaattagttCATTAACCTGTCGGAAGAATCAGTTTAGTTAGTCTTGCTCAGACCGTTACATGATGATCTTCTTACTAAATGTAAAGGTGCTATTTTTACCTGCATGTTATTGCCTAAAAGCCCTCCAACACCTGGATAGCTTGGTACCTGAGGTGAGGTTCAGTATTCACTGTTCAGCACTTCAGTAATATATGCTTGTTTATTTCAACTAGCTAGCAATCGGTAATTCTAACTCAAGCTCTAGTACCATAAGAAACACAAAGCAATAAATCTGCAAAAATTACCGGGACATCGCCGCGGTCAGTATGAATTATCTCCTGATTAGGAGCAGGCTTACTGGCAATTCTTTGAGGGCTTGGCACCTGAAACAAACGGAGATGATAGCATCAGCTGCAAGTTCTGGTCAACCGCTGGAATTGACGTACAATTGTATCGAAGCACGCACTTGATCGCCGTTGTAACCGTTGTAGTCGGCGATGCCAACGTCGAAGAGGCTGGCCCGGCGCTTCTTCTTGTCGGGGTTGGTCTGCCGGAGGAAGTGCTTCTGGGCGTGGCTGGCCACCTGCGTCGCCGTCCTGGTGGTCACGAAGCTCTTGGATATGCCCCTCCAGTCCCCCTTGCCCAGCTGCCTCAGGCCGTCGAGGAACTTCCTGTGCTCCTCCTCGGTCCATGGAATCCCTGTACCAATTTCACCAATCAAGCAATCAATTGACACGGGATTGTAAGGGCAGGCGTTGGCTGacttcattttttttgtcttttgctTGATTGCTGAATCCGGGACAGCATTTTCCTCTGACGAATCAATTGTCAGATCATATGAAGACCTCGGCATCGTCGAAGGCAAAAAGAATCAAATCCCGAAGAGAAAAAAGTCACCTTTCTTCCTCTCTTGCGccttgcggcggcggcgcttctGCTGCCTGGACGCCAGCACCGCATCGTCGGAGGCGTAGCCCTTGCCGCCGGCGGACTGCccgggcggcggcagcgggtCGATGGAGGTGAGGTTGGGCATGCTGGTGCTCTTCCTGAGCTCGACCCCTTCTTGGTCGCCCTCAACCACCTCCTCGCCAGCGACGCGCACCTCCATGCCGAACAGCCTGAAGCTCACCGGCGGCCCCTTGCTCCGCTCCTCCCCCGACAGGTCCATCCCCTCGCTAGCTCGCGTTGTCTGCTGCTTTGTCGCTGTTGATGGTATCTTGTTGGAAGCGGATTGGACGACGGGTTGTTTGGATGCTACTGCACTGCAGTAGAAGGAAGAAGAGTCTGCCTTGCGTATTTATAGAGTCCCTTTCTATATATCCGTAATTTGTGTGCTCCTAGGGAACCGTTTGTTTTTGCTTGTTTTCAATCCGTTTTTGCTTCTTTCCAATCcattttttatgtgttttgcaCAAATTA is a genomic window of Phragmites australis chromosome 24, lpPhrAust1.1, whole genome shotgun sequence containing:
- the LOC133907562 gene encoding transcription factor MYBS2-like gives rise to the protein MDLSGEERSKGPPVSFRLFGMEVRVAGEEVVEGDQEGVELRKSTSMPNLTSIDPLPPPGQSAGGKGYASDDAVLASRQQKRRRRKAQERKKGIPWTEEEHRKFLDGLRQLGKGDWRGISKSFVTTRTATQVASHAQKHFLRQTNPDKKKRRASLFDVGIADYNGYNGDQVPSPQRIASKPAPNQEIIHTDRGDVPVPSYPGVGGLLGNNMQVNELINYFKRSKARAETSLASMASGLKTASSVSSLDFSIAVNSLELSIAPPRGTGGATGAIKVL